A genomic segment from Puniceicoccaceae bacterium encodes:
- a CDS encoding DUF5060 domain-containing protein produces the protein MLQNPFLFLLPALFLFSSPQWLIAKNSAIRGVWEPLELSFEAQGDYSNPYVDVRCWVELKGPGYSKRIEGFWDGGKQFKVRLVATHPGEWSWTSGSNQPDDGGLNGHQGSLHAEAWSEADIASNPVRRGFLRSTANGRALEYADGTPFFMVGDTWLAGSTWRLPFRGVGSPEDYEPGPGMGFEDAVLYRKRQGFNSVSMISCFPNWEADLNPSTYANEDGIFVRNAWEKFGYDVADGPGVDASGGLSYWGTYTAKNMRDEYGNLPFAMSSTRQGVSDFDRINPAFFQSLDRKVAYLSEQGFVALLETVRRDVGPSWAAYHDFNASFARFMQYLVARYGAYNLVFSGIHLDWIPEDFSLSAQQFNDALKFYLKTYGPPPFGQPVTVLINDSTYLQFGHADSVPWLTLHSVGNKPRDHRVAKALETLFELDPPYPAINFEPYYTGWHHEINQPGGERPPANSDRDNYFARAQMYGSVLSGGLAGHVHGTAAYDLTSTGEPAGARPHAWDAFRYESANFMRHLAAFVLEQGDAYQQLQPARSDLHPHAAPDAPADGLDGWSYLMRTQDTSLALLYFENQCVLPVLHGFLPEATYELQWFDPITGEWHPSDLLQSDASGQLKLFAFPGGEMRNSRDWAAKLTLKFNSN, from the coding sequence ATGCTCCAGAATCCATTTTTGTTCCTGCTTCCAGCATTGTTCCTGTTTAGCTCACCTCAATGGCTCATCGCCAAAAACAGTGCCATAAGGGGAGTATGGGAACCTTTGGAACTCAGCTTCGAAGCCCAGGGTGATTACTCAAATCCCTACGTCGATGTGCGTTGCTGGGTTGAGTTGAAAGGACCTGGGTATTCCAAGCGCATTGAGGGGTTCTGGGACGGAGGCAAGCAGTTCAAGGTACGCCTGGTTGCGACCCATCCCGGTGAATGGAGCTGGACCAGTGGATCGAATCAGCCCGATGACGGGGGACTCAATGGACACCAAGGCAGCCTGCATGCAGAGGCCTGGTCTGAAGCGGATATTGCGTCGAATCCGGTGCGTCGTGGATTTTTGCGCAGCACGGCCAATGGTCGCGCTCTCGAATATGCAGATGGCACGCCCTTTTTCATGGTGGGTGATACTTGGCTGGCGGGTTCCACCTGGCGCCTTCCGTTTCGTGGAGTGGGAAGCCCGGAGGACTATGAGCCAGGACCTGGAATGGGGTTTGAGGATGCGGTTCTGTATCGCAAGCGCCAGGGATTCAACTCGGTGAGCATGATTTCCTGTTTTCCCAACTGGGAGGCGGACCTGAATCCCAGTACCTACGCCAATGAAGACGGGATTTTTGTGCGCAATGCATGGGAGAAGTTTGGTTATGATGTGGCCGATGGTCCTGGTGTTGACGCTTCTGGAGGGCTTAGTTACTGGGGGACTTACACGGCAAAAAACATGCGTGATGAATATGGAAACCTGCCTTTTGCCATGTCCTCAACTCGACAGGGTGTTTCTGACTTTGATCGCATCAATCCCGCATTTTTTCAGAGCCTTGACCGAAAGGTGGCCTACCTCTCGGAGCAGGGTTTTGTCGCCTTGCTTGAGACTGTAAGGCGTGATGTGGGGCCAAGCTGGGCTGCTTATCATGACTTTAATGCATCCTTTGCGCGCTTCATGCAGTATCTGGTGGCACGCTACGGAGCATACAATCTCGTGTTCAGCGGCATCCATCTCGACTGGATTCCCGAAGACTTCAGTCTGAGCGCGCAGCAGTTTAATGATGCACTCAAATTCTATCTGAAAACGTATGGACCTCCGCCCTTTGGACAGCCAGTGACAGTATTGATCAACGATTCCACCTACCTTCAGTTTGGACATGCTGACTCCGTGCCTTGGTTGACCCTGCACAGCGTGGGTAATAAACCCAGGGATCACCGGGTCGCGAAGGCACTCGAAACTCTTTTTGAACTCGATCCTCCGTATCCTGCGATCAATTTTGAACCCTACTATACGGGATGGCATCATGAGATCAATCAACCTGGGGGTGAACGTCCACCTGCCAATTCCGACCGTGACAACTACTTTGCAAGAGCGCAAATGTATGGATCGGTGCTATCGGGAGGGTTGGCGGGACATGTGCATGGAACGGCAGCATACGATCTGACGAGCACGGGGGAACCCGCAGGTGCACGCCCTCACGCGTGGGATGCCTTCCGCTATGAGTCTGCCAATTTCATGCGCCATCTGGCTGCATTTGTGCTGGAACAGGGCGATGCCTATCAGCAGCTGCAGCCTGCTCGCAGCGATTTACACCCCCATGCAGCTCCGGATGCACCTGCAGATGGACTGGATGGCTGGAGTTATCTCATGCGCACGCAGGACACCTCGCTCGCACTGCTCTATTTTGAGAATCAATGCGTGTTGCCTGTGCTGCACGGATTTTTACCGGAGGCTACGTATGAACTGCAGTGGTTTGATCCGATCACAGGTGAGTGGCACCCGTCGGATCTATTGCAGAGCGATGCTTCCGGACAGTTGAAACTTTTTGCATTTCCGGGTGGGGAAATGCGAAACTCGCGCGACTGGGCAGCAAAATTGACCCTCAAATTCAATTCGAACTGA
- a CDS encoding aminotransferase class I/II-fold pyridoxal phosphate-dependent enzyme, whose amino-acid sequence MSDSHAFRAALHTRCAHISTHAEGEAGSSLMLPIVQSSLFRLGQPDEADALFDGTRQGYAYTRFGNPTVDALASALALLEGGKDAVVTASGNAAVLTALLIARSGNPRPVLAHPDLYGGSCELLNLFAREFQIPVEWCDPTDRKAWHRAITRSSVVLIETPSNPLWRLIDIEATASLAHAAGAVLVVDNTVATPFNQSPLTLGADYVIHSTSKFLNGHSDMIGGCVISRESFRPEHRSIHKNIGATINAMDAWLILRGLRTFALRMEAHNRNAAAVAQWLHHRPEVSKVHHPSLSHEEEYTLFEQQMTGGCPVLSFELQDGDQAARDFLGKLKLVVHGVSLGGMESLATRPAATSHRGMSTHERRRAGISDGLVRLSVGTESLPDLLADLEQALSA is encoded by the coding sequence ATGTCAGATTCACACGCATTTCGCGCTGCACTTCATACCCGCTGCGCACACATCTCAACCCATGCTGAGGGTGAGGCGGGTTCGAGCCTCATGCTTCCCATCGTGCAGAGTTCCCTCTTTCGACTGGGACAGCCAGACGAGGCCGATGCACTCTTTGACGGAACCCGCCAGGGTTATGCCTACACTCGCTTTGGCAACCCGACTGTGGATGCTCTTGCCAGCGCACTTGCCCTTCTGGAAGGGGGAAAAGATGCTGTCGTCACAGCTTCCGGAAATGCAGCGGTACTCACAGCACTGCTGATCGCCCGCTCAGGAAACCCCAGACCTGTGCTCGCACATCCGGACCTCTATGGTGGAAGCTGCGAGCTGTTGAATCTGTTCGCACGCGAATTCCAGATTCCCGTCGAGTGGTGCGATCCTACGGATCGCAAAGCATGGCATCGAGCCATCACCCGATCAAGCGTTGTGCTCATCGAAACTCCCTCAAACCCCCTGTGGCGTCTCATCGATATTGAAGCAACCGCATCCCTGGCACATGCTGCCGGAGCCGTGCTGGTTGTGGACAACACTGTCGCCACTCCCTTCAACCAGTCACCCCTGACTCTCGGTGCAGATTATGTGATTCATTCAACCAGTAAATTTCTGAATGGTCACTCAGACATGATTGGCGGGTGTGTGATTTCCCGGGAGTCCTTTCGCCCCGAACATCGCTCCATCCACAAGAACATCGGGGCCACCATCAACGCAATGGACGCGTGGTTGATCCTGCGTGGATTGCGAACCTTCGCCTTGCGCATGGAAGCTCACAATCGAAACGCAGCAGCAGTGGCCCAATGGCTTCACCATCGGCCCGAGGTTTCCAAAGTTCACCACCCCTCCCTCTCGCATGAGGAGGAATACACCTTGTTCGAACAACAGATGACAGGTGGCTGCCCGGTACTGTCATTCGAACTCCAGGATGGCGATCAAGCTGCACGGGATTTTCTGGGCAAGCTCAAACTCGTAGTCCATGGAGTCAGCCTCGGCGGCATGGAAAGTCTCGCAACCCGCCCCGCTGCAACAAGCCACCGGGGCATGTCAACCCACGAGCGCAGAAGGGCAGGTATCAGCGACGGGCTTGTGCGCCTGTCCGTTGGAACGGAATCCCTGCCAGATCTACTCGCAGACCTAGAACAGGCGCTCAGTGCCTGA